From one Conyzicola nivalis genomic stretch:
- the smc gene encoding chromosome segregation protein SMC, translating to MYLKSLTLKGFKSFAQPTTFAFERGVTCVVGPNGSGKSNVVDALAWVMGEQGAKTLRGGKMEDVIFAGTSTKGPLGRAEVILTIDNSDGALPIEYAEVSISRTLFRNGGSEYAINGSSVRLLDVQELLSDSGLGREMHVIVGQGQLDAVLRASPEERRGFIEEAAGILKHRRRKEKTLRKLDAMQANLTRLSDLAGEIRRQLKPLGHQAEIAKEAQSIASIVRDAKARLLADEVVELRAAITASSRSESERKTERIVLQEQLDQAKLREHRLEQAQVGDAVDAARRVAFGLESVQERLRNLYSLANQRLALLGQQSEVAESAPGVTPAMVAEARDEAERLTETIGDAETGWREAQAATVEARATLDALDEEIAHQSSLVSRHDLEISKLTGQAATAASRLAAVRGEVLRQQNALDAARERGSVAAANLAEIEGAATLNDASETDLDALYQTAQAEVVAAEADIDRLREELHGHERERDALNARVGALSLALDQKDGSSALVAARLQGIRGLVAEHVQVRPGYEAAVAAALGSLADAVLADDRSAGIDALAHAQAGELGRVELVLAGSDPEHGFDAVLPAGAVTAHSVVTAPDGVLGLLANVVIADDLDVARDVWAGVGEGASAGLTVITRAGDLLSRLVLKGGSGAKRSRLELVADRDAAQHRLTEVLSLIERGQFALAEQRGTVKVAKEQSVRALASLREFDSQLAAQTERLNRARVQVEAAEAEAERLERGLALAADAVTDAVGAVERAQQELETAQSRPRPILDVGAREGIDAELDAAREREIEARLQVETARERVRAQELRATQLAAQLEAERAAAEEAARRAVIRRRQVQSAQGVIAALPAVLDSVDRSVSAARLELATAEAARSAQNEELAELRRQGHELRDRLTTVSENVHGLEMQIYEKKLHLSTLLERAGEELGLVEDVLVAEYGPEQPVPDDYTTGDEQGDGVPFVREEQQGRLARAERKLAQLGRVNPLALEEFAALEQRHRFLTEQLTDLTNTRADLITIIEEIDDKMQDIFASAFEDTRAAFDTVFPVLFPGGTGSIHLTDPENLLTTGIEVSVRPAGKKIERLSLLSGGERSLAAVALLIAIFKARPSPFYIMDEVEAALDDANLGRLLTIFEDLRATSQLIVITHQKRTMEIADALYGVSMRADGISAVIGQRVAKEEAQVDEVEVAS from the coding sequence GTGTATCTGAAGAGCCTCACCCTCAAGGGTTTCAAGTCGTTCGCACAGCCGACCACTTTCGCCTTCGAACGCGGTGTCACCTGCGTCGTCGGTCCCAACGGCTCGGGCAAGAGCAACGTCGTCGACGCGCTCGCCTGGGTGATGGGCGAGCAGGGCGCGAAGACGCTGCGCGGCGGCAAGATGGAAGACGTCATCTTCGCCGGCACCTCGACCAAGGGTCCTCTCGGGCGCGCCGAGGTCATTCTCACCATCGACAACTCCGACGGCGCGCTGCCGATCGAGTACGCCGAGGTGTCGATCAGCCGCACGCTGTTCCGCAACGGGGGCAGCGAGTACGCCATCAACGGCTCGTCGGTGCGTCTGCTCGACGTGCAGGAACTGTTGAGCGACTCGGGCCTCGGACGCGAGATGCACGTGATCGTCGGCCAGGGGCAGCTCGACGCCGTTCTGCGCGCGAGCCCCGAGGAACGCCGCGGCTTCATCGAAGAGGCCGCCGGCATCCTCAAGCACCGCCGCCGCAAAGAGAAAACGCTGCGCAAACTTGACGCGATGCAGGCCAACCTGACGCGACTGAGCGACCTCGCCGGGGAGATCCGCCGCCAGCTCAAGCCGCTCGGGCACCAGGCGGAGATCGCCAAGGAGGCCCAGTCGATCGCGAGCATCGTGCGCGACGCGAAGGCCCGCCTGCTCGCCGACGAGGTCGTCGAACTGCGTGCCGCGATCACGGCCTCGAGCCGCAGCGAGAGCGAACGCAAGACCGAGCGCATCGTGCTGCAGGAGCAGCTCGACCAGGCCAAGCTGCGCGAGCACCGGCTCGAGCAGGCGCAGGTCGGCGATGCCGTCGACGCCGCCCGTCGCGTGGCGTTCGGCCTCGAGTCGGTGCAGGAGCGGCTGCGCAACCTCTACTCGCTCGCCAACCAGCGGCTCGCGCTGCTGGGCCAGCAGTCCGAGGTCGCCGAATCCGCTCCCGGAGTGACCCCGGCGATGGTCGCCGAGGCCCGCGACGAGGCCGAGCGGCTCACCGAGACGATCGGCGACGCGGAGACCGGCTGGCGCGAGGCGCAGGCCGCCACGGTCGAAGCCCGTGCCACCCTCGACGCTCTCGACGAGGAGATCGCCCACCAGAGCTCGCTCGTCTCGCGCCACGACCTCGAGATCTCGAAACTCACCGGCCAGGCCGCCACCGCCGCGTCCCGGTTGGCCGCCGTGCGCGGCGAGGTGCTGCGCCAGCAGAACGCGCTCGACGCCGCCCGTGAGCGCGGCTCGGTAGCCGCCGCCAATCTCGCCGAGATCGAGGGCGCCGCCACATTGAACGACGCGAGCGAGACCGACCTCGACGCGCTCTACCAGACGGCGCAGGCCGAGGTCGTCGCGGCCGAAGCCGACATCGACCGGCTGCGCGAAGAGCTGCACGGCCACGAACGCGAACGGGACGCGCTGAACGCCCGCGTCGGCGCCCTCTCGCTCGCCCTCGACCAGAAGGACGGCTCGAGCGCCCTCGTCGCCGCGCGCCTGCAGGGCATCCGCGGCCTCGTCGCCGAACACGTGCAGGTGCGGCCCGGCTACGAGGCCGCCGTCGCCGCCGCCCTCGGATCGCTCGCCGATGCCGTGCTCGCCGACGACCGCTCGGCCGGCATCGACGCTCTCGCCCACGCGCAGGCCGGCGAACTCGGCCGGGTGGAGCTCGTGCTCGCCGGTTCCGACCCGGAACACGGCTTCGACGCAGTACTGCCCGCGGGCGCCGTGACCGCCCACAGCGTCGTCACCGCTCCAGACGGCGTGCTCGGCCTGTTGGCCAACGTGGTCATCGCCGACGATCTCGACGTCGCGCGTGACGTGTGGGCCGGCGTCGGGGAGGGCGCATCCGCGGGGCTCACGGTCATCACCAGGGCGGGCGATCTGCTCAGCCGGCTCGTGCTCAAGGGCGGCTCGGGCGCCAAGCGGTCACGGCTCGAACTCGTCGCCGACCGCGACGCGGCCCAGCACCGTCTCACCGAGGTGCTGTCGCTCATCGAACGCGGCCAGTTCGCCCTCGCCGAGCAGCGCGGAACCGTGAAGGTCGCCAAAGAGCAATCCGTGCGCGCGCTCGCGAGCCTGCGCGAGTTCGACTCCCAGCTCGCCGCCCAGACCGAGCGCCTCAACCGCGCGCGGGTGCAGGTCGAGGCCGCCGAGGCCGAGGCGGAACGACTGGAACGCGGGCTGGCGCTCGCCGCAGACGCGGTGACGGATGCCGTCGGTGCGGTCGAACGGGCGCAGCAAGAACTCGAGACGGCCCAGTCGCGGCCACGGCCGATCCTCGACGTGGGAGCGCGCGAGGGCATCGACGCCGAACTCGACGCCGCCCGCGAGCGCGAGATCGAAGCGCGCCTGCAGGTGGAGACCGCGCGTGAACGCGTGCGCGCACAGGAACTGCGCGCCACCCAGCTCGCCGCGCAGCTCGAGGCCGAGCGCGCCGCGGCCGAGGAAGCCGCCCGCCGCGCCGTCATCCGCCGCCGGCAGGTGCAGTCGGCGCAGGGTGTCATCGCGGCGCTGCCCGCCGTGCTCGATTCGGTCGACCGCTCGGTATCGGCGGCCCGCCTCGAGCTCGCGACGGCCGAGGCCGCCCGCAGCGCCCAGAACGAGGAGCTCGCCGAGCTGCGCAGGCAGGGCCACGAGCTGCGCGACAGGCTGACGACCGTGAGCGAGAACGTGCACGGACTCGAGATGCAGATCTACGAGAAGAAGCTGCACCTTTCGACACTTCTCGAGCGGGCGGGCGAAGAGCTCGGCCTGGTCGAAGACGTGCTCGTGGCCGAGTACGGGCCCGAGCAGCCGGTGCCCGACGACTACACGACCGGCGACGAACAGGGCGACGGGGTGCCCTTCGTGCGGGAAGAGCAGCAGGGCCGCCTCGCGCGCGCCGAACGCAAGCTCGCCCAGCTGGGCCGCGTGAACCCGCTCGCGCTCGAGGAATTCGCCGCGCTCGAGCAGCGGCACAGGTTCCTCACCGAGCAGCTCACCGACCTGACGAACACCCGCGCCGACCTCATCACGATCATCGAGGAGATCGACGACAAGATGCAGGACATCTTCGCCTCGGCCTTCGAAGACACCCGCGCGGCGTTCGACACCGTGTTCCCGGTGCTGTTCCCCGGCGGAACCGGCAGCATCCACCTCACCGACCCCGAGAACCTGCTCACCACGGGCATCGAGGTGTCGGTGCGGCCCGCCGGCAAGAAGATCGAGCGGCTGTCGCTGCTGAGCGGCGGGGAGCGGTCGCTCGCGGCCGTCGCGCTGCTGATCGCGATCTTCAAGGCGCGCCCCAGCCCGTTCTACATCATGGACGAGGTGGAGGCCGCCCTCGACGACGCCAACCTCGGCCGCCTCCTCACGATCTTCGAAGACCTGCGGGCCACCTCGCAGCTGATCGTCATCACGCACCAGAAGCGCACGATGGAGATCGCCGACGCGCTCTACGGCGTCTCGATGCGCGCGGACGGCATCAGCGCGGTCATCGGCCAGCGCGTCGCGAAAGAAGAAGCGCAGGTCGACGAGGTCGAGGTCGCGAGCTAG
- a CDS encoding HAD family hydrolase, whose product MTTLAPAGRHSEWQSPAIELFVSDLDGTFLGLTESPSAAVTEAAGALVASGIRFAFATGRLPAGLPDLAELAAGPHIVHNGAQVVAQTQTGHETTFALGAAQAARLAAVCRRFDVYAEFYAHDGHYVTRPDPLAEAAWELMMGSPIGLVTDEVLAETTIIKATIADYSGRHTAQLVGEIAAIGLAAEESTAPGMPDAVFINATAPGVSKGTTLRWLCERLGIPLGAVAAIGDGRNDSSMFRIVGTAIAMGSAPADVVALAHFVAPDVFDDGAAVAMRAVLAHTTGRDAA is encoded by the coding sequence ATGACGACACTCGCTCCCGCCGGCCGCCACTCCGAATGGCAGTCGCCCGCCATCGAACTGTTCGTCTCCGACCTCGACGGCACCTTCCTCGGCCTGACCGAGTCGCCGTCGGCAGCGGTCACCGAGGCGGCCGGGGCTCTCGTCGCCTCGGGCATCAGGTTCGCGTTCGCGACCGGCCGGCTGCCCGCCGGGCTGCCCGACCTCGCCGAGCTCGCGGCCGGACCGCACATCGTGCACAACGGCGCACAGGTGGTCGCGCAGACCCAGACCGGGCACGAGACCACCTTCGCGCTGGGCGCCGCGCAGGCCGCGCGGCTCGCCGCCGTGTGCCGGCGCTTCGACGTCTACGCCGAGTTCTACGCGCACGACGGCCACTACGTCACCCGCCCCGACCCGCTCGCCGAAGCCGCGTGGGAGCTCATGATGGGCAGCCCGATCGGCCTCGTCACCGACGAGGTGTTGGCCGAGACCACGATCATCAAGGCGACGATCGCCGACTACTCCGGGCGCCACACGGCGCAGCTCGTCGGCGAGATCGCGGCGATCGGTCTCGCCGCCGAGGAGTCGACGGCCCCCGGCATGCCCGACGCCGTCTTCATCAACGCGACCGCCCCCGGGGTGTCGAAGGGCACCACCCTCCGTTGGCTCTGCGAGCGGCTGGGCATCCCGCTCGGCGCCGTCGCCGCGATCGGCGACGGGCGAAACGACTCGTCGATGTTCCGCATCGTCGGCACAGCGATCGCGATGGGGAGCGCCCCGGCCGACGTCGTCGCACTGGCCCACTTCGTGGCGCCCGACGTGTTCGACGACGGGGCGGCCGTCGCCATGCGCGCGGTGCTCGCGCACACCACCGGCCGCGACGCCGCGTAG
- a CDS encoding histidine phosphatase family protein, whose translation MTLAFIRHGQTDWNLNKQLQGSSDIPLNDTGRQQARDAVKTLEGVDWEVIVSSPLSRARETASIIAAGLDIELGPAYDELKERDYGQGEGATEEIIAERWPDHQYPGLESLESVVARGEAALERIDAEFGNRNTLIVCHGTIIRYTLAHLAGRPFDQIRNGSVSTFERNGEAWRVLSVNDEPLTEIVG comes from the coding sequence ATGACCCTCGCATTCATCCGTCACGGACAGACCGACTGGAACCTGAACAAGCAGCTGCAGGGGTCGAGCGACATCCCCCTCAACGACACCGGACGCCAGCAGGCCCGCGACGCCGTGAAGACGCTCGAGGGCGTCGACTGGGAAGTCATCGTGAGCTCGCCCCTGAGCCGCGCCCGGGAGACCGCGTCGATCATCGCCGCCGGTCTCGACATCGAACTCGGCCCGGCCTACGACGAGCTGAAGGAGCGCGACTACGGCCAGGGCGAGGGCGCTACCGAGGAGATCATCGCCGAACGTTGGCCCGATCACCAGTACCCCGGACTCGAGAGCCTCGAGTCGGTCGTCGCCCGCGGCGAGGCCGCCCTCGAGCGCATCGACGCCGAGTTCGGCAACCGCAACACGCTGATCGTGTGCCATGGCACGATCATCCGCTACACGCTCGCCCACCTCGCCGGACGCCCGTTCGACCAGATCCGCAACGGCTCGGTGTCGACCTTCGAGCGCAACGGGGAGGCATGGCGCGTGCTGAGCGTCAACGACGAGCCGCTGACGGAGATCGTCGGCTAG
- the ftsY gene encoding signal recognition particle-docking protein FtsY, producing the protein MAERSTPWSLGNALKGMFSRPTIDESTWEDLEDALLVADFGPDITESIVDELRASVARFKTTDPADLRRMLRETLEERLAKHDPTLHLTARPAVVLVVGVNGVGKTTTIGKFAKFLTTRDRSVVVGAADTFRAAAVEQLATWAQRGGAAIVRPQQERQDPASVAFQTVERAQREGFEIAIIDTAGRLQTKSGLMDELGKIRRVIEKQTEIAEVLLVLDATTGQNGVAQAEAFIESAGVTGLVITKLDGSAKGGFVLAVQERTGIPIKLVGQGEGINDLTGFTPHVFVQNLVG; encoded by the coding sequence ATGGCTGAACGCTCAACACCGTGGTCGCTGGGCAATGCTCTCAAGGGCATGTTCTCGCGGCCGACCATCGACGAATCCACTTGGGAGGACCTCGAGGACGCCCTCCTCGTGGCCGACTTCGGGCCGGACATCACCGAATCCATCGTCGACGAACTGCGCGCGAGCGTCGCCAGGTTCAAGACCACAGACCCGGCAGACCTCAGGCGGATGCTCCGGGAGACTCTCGAAGAGCGCCTCGCCAAGCACGATCCCACGCTGCACCTCACGGCTCGCCCCGCGGTGGTGCTGGTGGTCGGCGTCAACGGTGTCGGCAAGACCACCACGATCGGCAAGTTCGCCAAGTTCCTGACGACCCGCGACCGCAGCGTCGTGGTCGGCGCGGCCGATACCTTCCGTGCCGCCGCGGTAGAGCAGCTCGCGACGTGGGCGCAGCGTGGGGGAGCCGCGATCGTGCGTCCGCAGCAGGAACGCCAGGATCCGGCATCCGTCGCCTTCCAAACCGTCGAACGCGCACAGCGTGAGGGCTTCGAGATCGCCATCATCGACACCGCCGGACGGTTGCAGACCAAGAGCGGCCTGATGGACGAACTGGGCAAGATCCGCCGCGTGATCGAAAAGCAGACCGAGATCGCCGAGGTGCTGCTCGTGCTCGACGCCACGACCGGTCAGAACGGCGTCGCGCAGGCGGAGGCGTTCATCGAGAGCGCCGGCGTCACCGGCCTCGTCATCACGAAGCTCGACGGTTCGGCCAAGGGCGGGTTCGTGCTCGCCGTGCAGGAGCGCACCGGCATCCCGATCAAGCTCGTCGGCCAGGGCGAGGGCATCAACGACCTGACCGGATTTACCCCGCACGTGTTCGTGCAGAACCTGGTCGGCTGA
- a CDS encoding glutamate--cysteine ligase: protein MDIEFATSQRSTVGIEWELACVDHASGELTPAGPEVLARLNDPSDVFPHVTGELLTNTVELVSGPHARVGSAIGDLRRLVERVREVTDPMGVDLMCSGTHPFSQWFQQEVTPGKERYATLIDRTQWWGRQMMIWGVHMHVGIDDPRKVLPIVNGLLPYYPHFQALSASSPFWAGESTGYASSRAMLFQQLPTAGLPPQLQEWSDYESLVADLTHVGVIDDYSELRWDLRPSPKWGTVEIRFCDGLSTSAEVASVAALAQCLVEELSQKLDRGERLPTLQPWFVRENKWRAARYGMEAIIIQDAAGNENLVTDDLRAILERLTPIASALGCLDELWGVETILNGGASYQRQLAVAAENAGSLKAVVASLVTELRDGL from the coding sequence ATGGACATCGAATTCGCCACGTCGCAGCGCTCGACCGTGGGCATCGAGTGGGAGCTCGCGTGCGTCGACCACGCGAGCGGAGAACTCACTCCGGCCGGCCCCGAGGTGCTCGCACGGTTGAACGATCCGTCCGACGTCTTCCCGCACGTCACGGGCGAGCTGCTCACCAACACCGTCGAACTCGTGAGCGGCCCGCACGCGCGGGTGGGCAGCGCCATCGGCGACCTGCGCAGACTCGTCGAACGCGTGCGTGAGGTCACCGACCCGATGGGCGTCGACCTGATGTGCTCGGGCACGCACCCCTTCAGCCAGTGGTTCCAGCAGGAGGTCACGCCCGGCAAGGAGCGCTACGCAACCCTCATCGACCGCACCCAGTGGTGGGGCAGGCAGATGATGATCTGGGGCGTGCACATGCACGTGGGGATCGACGACCCGCGCAAGGTGCTGCCGATCGTCAACGGTCTGCTGCCCTACTACCCGCACTTCCAGGCGCTCTCGGCCTCCAGCCCGTTCTGGGCAGGAGAGTCGACCGGCTACGCCTCCAGCCGCGCGATGCTGTTCCAGCAGCTGCCGACGGCCGGGCTGCCGCCGCAGCTGCAGGAGTGGAGCGACTACGAGAGCCTCGTGGCCGACCTGACCCACGTCGGGGTGATCGACGACTACTCCGAGCTGCGTTGGGACCTGCGGCCGTCGCCCAAGTGGGGAACCGTCGAGATCCGCTTCTGCGACGGACTGTCGACGAGCGCCGAGGTGGCGTCGGTCGCCGCCCTCGCGCAGTGTCTCGTGGAGGAGCTGTCGCAGAAGCTCGACCGCGGCGAACGGCTGCCGACGCTGCAGCCGTGGTTCGTGCGCGAGAACAAGTGGCGCGCCGCCCGGTACGGCATGGAGGCCATCATCATCCAGGATGCGGCGGGAAACGAGAACCTCGTGACCGACGACCTGCGTGCCATCCTCGAGCGGCTGACCCCGATCGCGTCCGCTCTCGGCTGCCTCGACGAACTCTGGGGCGTCGAGACGATCCTCAACGGGGGCGCGAGCTACCAGCGGCAGCTCGCGGTCGCCGCCGAGAACGCCGGCAGCCTCAAGGCCGTGGTGGCGTCGCTCGTGACCGAGCTGCGCGACGGGCTGTAG
- a CDS encoding gamma carbonic anhydrase family protein translates to MPLIVPFGESTPSIDPTAWVAPNATLVGAVTLGARASVFYGAVLRGDTDAITIGAGSNVQDNVTMHTDSGLVLTVGSGVSVGHGAVLHGCTVEDDCLIGMGATVLNRAVVGAGSLVAAGAVVLENAVIPPGSLVAGVPARVVRALSDEERGGLVENARHYLELSAAHRATPGV, encoded by the coding sequence ATGCCGCTCATCGTTCCCTTCGGCGAATCGACGCCGTCCATCGACCCCACCGCGTGGGTCGCCCCGAACGCCACCCTGGTCGGGGCGGTCACGCTGGGTGCCAGGGCGAGCGTGTTCTACGGCGCCGTGCTGCGTGGCGACACTGACGCGATCACCATCGGGGCGGGCAGCAACGTGCAGGACAACGTCACGATGCACACCGACTCCGGCCTCGTGCTCACCGTCGGGTCGGGCGTGAGCGTGGGGCACGGCGCCGTGCTGCACGGGTGCACCGTCGAGGACGACTGCCTCATCGGCATGGGGGCGACCGTGCTCAACCGGGCCGTGGTCGGCGCGGGTTCGCTCGTGGCGGCGGGCGCGGTCGTGCTCGAGAACGCGGTGATCCCGCCGGGATCGCTCGTCGCGGGCGTGCCCGCCCGGGTGGTCCGCGCGCTCTCCGACGAGGAGCGCGGCGGCCTGGTCGAGAACGCCCGCCACTACCTCGAACTCAGCGCGGCCCATCGCGCCACCCCCGGAGTCTGA
- the ffh gene encoding signal recognition particle protein: protein MATFGNLSDRLSETFKNLRGKGKLSPADVDGTVREIRRALLDADVALDVVKEFTGKVRERALSDEVSKALNPSQQVVQIVNDELVAILGGEARRIQFAKTAPTIIMLAGLQGAGKTTLAGKLAKWLAGQNHTPLLVAADLQRPNAVNQLQVVAQQAGVAIYAPEPGNTGGEEAAPSRGFFGGPKAGDPVKVAKDAVKFAKDKQYDIVIVDTAGRLGVDAELMKQAADIRKAIDPDEVFFVIDAMIGQDAVATAKAFQAGVDFTAVVLTKLDGDARGGAALSVASVTGRPIIFASTGESLDDFEPFYPDRMASRILDLGDILTLIEQAQKNFDEEESMKIAEKFATDSFTLEDFLAQMQQLKKMGSMKAMLGMLPGAKGMREQLDNFDESEITRTEAIIQSMTLAERRTPKLLNGSRRVRIARGSGTTVTEVNALVNRFDQAAKMMKTVAKGGVPNIPGMGPIPGQKFGGNKQQQSKKKGSKSGNPAKRAAENAALAAGPAPTAAKGSGFGLGGGKPGATGAPSEEELASLQKFLGR from the coding sequence ATGGCCACCTTTGGAAATCTCTCCGACCGTCTGTCGGAAACGTTCAAGAACCTCCGCGGCAAGGGCAAGCTGAGCCCGGCGGATGTCGACGGTACAGTCCGCGAGATCCGTCGCGCCCTGCTCGACGCCGACGTCGCGCTCGACGTCGTCAAGGAATTCACCGGCAAGGTGCGCGAGCGCGCCCTGAGCGACGAGGTCTCGAAGGCGCTCAACCCCTCGCAGCAGGTGGTGCAGATCGTCAACGACGAACTCGTCGCCATCCTGGGCGGCGAGGCGCGTCGCATCCAGTTCGCGAAGACCGCGCCCACGATCATCATGCTCGCCGGCCTGCAGGGTGCAGGTAAGACGACCCTCGCGGGCAAGCTCGCCAAGTGGCTCGCCGGCCAGAACCACACCCCGCTTCTCGTCGCCGCCGACCTCCAGCGCCCGAACGCCGTCAACCAGCTGCAGGTCGTCGCGCAGCAGGCCGGCGTCGCGATCTACGCTCCCGAGCCCGGGAACACGGGCGGCGAAGAGGCCGCCCCGAGCCGCGGTTTCTTCGGCGGACCCAAGGCCGGCGACCCGGTCAAGGTCGCCAAAGACGCCGTCAAGTTCGCGAAAGACAAGCAGTACGACATCGTCATCGTCGACACCGCCGGCCGTCTCGGCGTCGACGCCGAGCTGATGAAGCAGGCCGCCGACATCCGCAAGGCGATCGACCCCGACGAGGTGTTCTTCGTCATCGACGCCATGATCGGCCAGGACGCCGTGGCCACGGCCAAGGCATTCCAGGCCGGGGTCGACTTCACGGCGGTGGTACTGACGAAGCTCGACGGCGACGCCCGCGGTGGAGCCGCGCTCTCCGTGGCATCCGTCACCGGCCGACCCATCATCTTCGCGTCGACCGGCGAATCGCTCGACGATTTCGAACCGTTCTACCCCGACCGCATGGCGAGCCGCATCCTCGACCTGGGTGACATCCTCACCCTCATCGAGCAGGCGCAGAAGAACTTCGACGAAGAAGAGTCGATGAAGATCGCGGAGAAATTCGCGACCGACAGCTTCACGCTCGAGGACTTCCTCGCCCAGATGCAGCAGCTCAAGAAGATGGGCTCGATGAAGGCCATGCTCGGAATGCTGCCGGGCGCGAAGGGCATGCGCGAGCAGCTCGACAACTTCGACGAGTCGGAGATCACCCGCACCGAGGCGATCATCCAGTCGATGACGCTCGCCGAGCGCCGCACCCCGAAGCTGCTCAACGGCTCGCGCCGCGTGCGCATCGCCCGCGGTTCCGGCACGACGGTCACCGAGGTCAACGCCCTCGTCAACCGCTTCGACCAGGCCGCGAAGATGATGAAGACCGTGGCCAAGGGCGGCGTGCCGAACATCCCGGGCATGGGCCCGATCCCCGGACAGAAGTTCGGCGGCAACAAGCAGCAGCAGTCGAAGAAGAAGGGCTCGAAGTCGGGCAACCCGGCCAAGCGTGCCGCCGAGAACGCGGCGCTCGCGGCCGGACCGGCTCCGACGGCGGCCAAGGGCAGCGGCTTCGGTCTCGGCGGCGGCAAGCCCGGCGCGACGGGTGCGCCGAGCGAGGAAGAGCTCGCCTCGCTGCAGAAGTTCCTCGGCCGCTAG
- a CDS encoding LLM class F420-dependent oxidoreductase: MTTAANRPVRIGAQIAPQHASYAKIRETAAELEDLGVDVIFNWDHFFPLHGDPDGLHFESWTMLAALAEQTSRVEIGALVNCNSYRNANLQADMARTIDHISAKESGVGRFIFGTGSGWFERDYDEYGYEFGTVGGRLDALAENLPVISERWGKLNPAPTRKIPVLIGGGGEKKTLRIVATHADIWHSFSDALTLERKLGILEQHGTAVGRDTSEIEISTEVAKRSVAEADEQYDLGARLFTVGISGPHYDLAPVRDWLSWRDAKNS; this comes from the coding sequence ATGACTACCGCTGCCAACCGTCCCGTCCGCATCGGCGCGCAAATCGCGCCCCAGCACGCCAGCTACGCGAAGATCCGCGAGACCGCGGCGGAGCTCGAAGACCTCGGCGTCGACGTGATTTTCAACTGGGACCACTTCTTCCCGCTGCACGGCGATCCGGATGGTCTGCATTTCGAGTCGTGGACGATGCTCGCGGCCCTCGCGGAACAGACCAGCCGGGTCGAGATCGGCGCCCTCGTCAACTGCAACAGCTACCGCAACGCCAACCTGCAGGCCGATATGGCACGCACGATCGACCACATCAGCGCCAAGGAGTCGGGCGTCGGGCGGTTCATCTTCGGTACCGGCTCGGGCTGGTTCGAGCGTGACTACGACGAATACGGCTACGAGTTCGGCACCGTGGGAGGACGCCTCGACGCGCTCGCCGAGAACCTGCCCGTGATCTCAGAGCGGTGGGGGAAGCTCAACCCGGCGCCGACCCGCAAGATCCCGGTGCTCATCGGCGGCGGCGGCGAGAAGAAGACGCTGCGCATCGTGGCCACGCACGCCGACATCTGGCACAGCTTCAGCGACGCGCTCACGCTCGAGCGCAAGCTCGGAATCCTCGAGCAGCACGGCACGGCCGTCGGTCGCGACACGAGCGAGATCGAGATCTCGACCGAGGTCGCCAAACGTTCGGTCGCCGAGGCCGACGAGCAGTACGACCTCGGGGCGCGCCTGTTCACCGTGGGGATCTCCGGTCCGCACTACGACCTCGCGCCGGTGCGCGACTGGCTCTCCTGGCGCGACGCGAAGAACTCCTGA